A single window of Caldicellulosiruptor bescii DSM 6725 DNA harbors:
- the pfkA gene encoding 6-phosphofructokinase, which produces MPEVRTIGVLTSGGDAPGMNAAIRAVVRTGIYYGFRVMGIRRGYNGLIEGDIFEMNLRSVSDIIQRGGTILLTARSPEFMTENGLKKAASMCKIFKIDALVVIGGDGSFRGARDLSKFGINVVGIPGTIDNDIACTDYTIGFDTALNTVQDAINKIRDTATSHERVSILEVMGRHAGYIALYSGIAGGAESIVIPEKGLDKDEIIRRIIDGKNKGKLHNLIILAEGIGGATELAKEIEEATGIETRATILGYIQRGGSPTAYDRVVASLMGAKAVEVIKEGKQNRIIAMKDGKIVDYDIDEALSMQKTIDEYMYNLATILSL; this is translated from the coding sequence ATGCCAGAAGTGAGAACTATTGGTGTTTTGACAAGTGGTGGCGATGCACCAGGAATGAATGCTGCTATTCGCGCTGTTGTGAGAACTGGTATATACTATGGATTTAGAGTAATGGGTATAAGACGAGGTTATAATGGTCTTATTGAAGGCGATATTTTTGAGATGAACTTAAGGTCTGTTTCAGATATAATCCAACGTGGTGGAACAATCCTTTTGACTGCAAGGTCTCCTGAGTTTATGACAGAAAATGGACTCAAAAAAGCTGCTTCAATGTGTAAAATCTTTAAAATAGATGCTCTTGTTGTAATTGGCGGAGACGGGTCTTTCAGAGGGGCAAGAGACTTAAGTAAATTTGGCATCAACGTTGTTGGAATTCCCGGAACTATCGACAATGATATCGCATGTACAGACTACACTATTGGTTTTGATACAGCATTGAATACTGTCCAGGATGCAATTAACAAGATAAGAGACACAGCAACCTCTCATGAAAGAGTTAGTATTCTTGAGGTAATGGGACGTCATGCGGGATATATTGCTCTTTATAGTGGCATTGCAGGCGGTGCTGAGTCGATCGTAATTCCCGAAAAAGGTCTTGACAAGGATGAGATAATAAGAAGAATAATTGATGGAAAAAACAAAGGAAAGCTTCACAACTTGATCATATTGGCTGAGGGAATTGGTGGAGCAACAGAGCTTGCAAAGGAGATTGAAGAAGCGACTGGAATAGAGACAAGAGCGACCATCCTTGGGTATATTCAGAGAGGTGGCTCGCCTACTGCGTATGACAGAGTTGTTGCAAGTTTGATGGGGGCAAAAGCTGTTGAGGTTATCAAGGAAGGGAAGCAGAACAGGATAATTGCAATGAAGGATGGAAAGATTGTTGATTATGATATTGACGAAGCACTTTCTATGCAAAAGACAATTGATGAATACATGTACAATTTAGCTACTATCCTTTCTTTATAA
- the mtrB gene encoding trp RNA-binding attenuation protein MtrB, whose product MENENVYEYKNGDYIVVKALENGVNVIGLTRGKDTKLHHTEKLDSGEVLLAQFTEVTSAIKVRGRAEIYTKFGLIVSESQNK is encoded by the coding sequence ATGGAAAATGAAAATGTATACGAATACAAAAATGGTGACTATATAGTGGTCAAAGCACTTGAAAACGGAGTAAATGTCATAGGGCTTACAAGAGGCAAGGACACAAAACTTCATCACACAGAGAAACTTGACAGTGGTGAAGTTTTACTTGCTCAGTTTACTGAAGTTACGTCGGCAATTAAGGTAAGAGGTAGGGCTGAGATCTATACAAAGTTTGGGCTTATTGTTTCAGAGTCCCAGAATAAATGA
- a CDS encoding DNA polymerase III subunit alpha yields MSFVHLHLHTEYSLLDGACRIDRLFERVKDLNMNAVGITDHGAMYGVIDFYKTAKENGIKPIIGCEVYLAPRTRFDKEPNIDNDIHHLVLLAMDNDGYRNLSKIVSIGFVEGFYYKPRVDREVLSKYSKGLIALTSCLAGEIPKLILREQKEKLYDAINFYKEVFGENFYFELQYHYIDEQRFVNNELMRLSKKYQIPLVATNDVHYLRREDRNLHDILLCIQTGKTISDSNRMEFPTDEFYLKSPEEMQQLFGYIPEALKNTLEIAEKCNVEFEFGKINLPKFQLPEGKSDAFEYLKELALEGFKKRYKNDDKAAYDRLMMELQVIKDMGFVEYFLIVQDFINYAKQNNIMVGPGRGSAAGSIVAYCLGITNVDPIKYDLLFERFLNPERVSMPDIDIDFCYQRRQEVIDYVTRKYGEDRVSQIITFGTMAARASIRDVGRVLGVPYSQVDEIAKMIPFSPGMTIDKALEINHDLKKIYEQNDTVRRIIDTARNLEGMPRHASVHAAGVVISSCPITDLVPLARTDDAIVTQFPMTTLEELGLLKMDFLGLRTLTVIQNTLELVKKNRGIEIDLDRIDYNDKNVYEFISEGNTNGVFQLESSGMKQFMKELKPENLEDIIAGISLFRPGPMDQIPVYIQNKNNREKIEYLHPSLEPILNVTYGCIVYQEQVMQIFRTLAGYSLGRADLVRRAMAKKKADILMEEKDRFIEGAMANGIDKETAEKIFAIIEDFASYAFNKSHAAAYAILAYQTAYLKKYYTIEFMASLITSVMNSNEKVGMYIEECRKFGISILPPDINKSSYDFTIEGNSIRFGLRAIKSLGENVIAHILKEREKKGEFKDLYDFIMRVDTNTVNKRIIENLIRSGAFDFTGLNRNSLLASVEDILAIKQTKKKNANQFSFFEISGNENESFVYKNMPQPTAQELMKMEKDTIGVYISSHPLEKYTEEISKYNITPLSEISAMSEEDEYKFEQILVCGILKEVKVKLTKNNLTMAFAKLEDLTDSVEVLFFPNVYEKYSHLIKEDMVVIMEAKATFREDEGVKVIAQKVDRLGEKHQEGQGSGEKAIAIRVSDDTILKSKKFLAFIKFFSGKSKIVLYYNQKRLISKSNLCIEINPTVIEQLKEWFGDENVWIEDIDS; encoded by the coding sequence ATGAGTTTTGTTCATCTTCACCTTCATACTGAGTATAGTTTGTTGGACGGAGCTTGTAGGATTGATAGGCTTTTTGAAAGAGTAAAAGATTTAAATATGAACGCTGTGGGAATAACTGATCATGGAGCAATGTATGGTGTTATAGATTTTTACAAAACTGCCAAGGAAAATGGTATCAAGCCTATAATTGGATGTGAGGTATATTTAGCTCCACGGACTCGCTTTGATAAAGAACCAAATATCGACAATGATATCCACCATCTTGTCCTTCTTGCTATGGACAATGATGGCTACAGAAATCTTTCCAAGATAGTTTCAATTGGATTTGTTGAAGGATTTTACTATAAACCAAGGGTTGACAGAGAAGTCTTGAGCAAATATTCAAAAGGACTTATAGCTCTTACAAGTTGTCTTGCAGGGGAGATTCCTAAACTGATTTTGAGAGAGCAAAAGGAAAAACTGTATGATGCAATTAATTTTTATAAAGAGGTGTTTGGAGAAAACTTTTACTTTGAACTTCAATATCATTACATTGATGAGCAAAGATTTGTAAATAATGAACTTATGAGGCTATCAAAAAAATATCAAATTCCGCTTGTGGCAACAAATGATGTTCATTATTTGAGGAGAGAAGATAGAAACCTTCATGATATTTTGCTTTGCATTCAAACAGGAAAAACTATAAGTGACTCTAATCGCATGGAGTTTCCAACTGATGAATTTTATCTCAAGTCACCCGAAGAGATGCAACAGCTTTTTGGTTACATTCCGGAAGCACTGAAAAACACGTTGGAGATTGCTGAAAAATGTAATGTTGAGTTTGAGTTTGGTAAGATTAACCTTCCGAAATTTCAACTGCCAGAAGGCAAAAGTGACGCATTTGAATACCTTAAAGAGTTGGCTTTAGAAGGATTCAAAAAGAGATATAAAAATGACGACAAAGCTGCATATGACAGGCTTATGATGGAACTTCAAGTGATAAAAGATATGGGATTTGTCGAATATTTTTTAATAGTTCAGGACTTTATAAACTATGCTAAACAAAACAACATAATGGTAGGTCCTGGTAGAGGTTCTGCAGCGGGAAGTATTGTGGCATATTGTCTGGGTATTACGAATGTTGACCCAATAAAGTATGACCTTCTTTTTGAGAGATTTCTAAATCCAGAAAGAGTATCTATGCCTGACATAGACATCGACTTTTGTTATCAAAGAAGACAGGAAGTGATTGACTATGTCACTCGCAAATATGGAGAGGATAGAGTGAGTCAGATAATAACCTTTGGAACAATGGCAGCAAGGGCTTCAATCAGAGATGTTGGACGGGTTCTGGGAGTTCCATATTCTCAGGTGGACGAAATTGCAAAGATGATTCCGTTTTCTCCAGGGATGACCATTGACAAGGCACTTGAGATAAACCATGACCTTAAAAAGATTTATGAACAAAATGATACAGTGAGAAGAATAATTGATACAGCAAGAAATCTTGAAGGTATGCCAAGACATGCGTCTGTTCATGCTGCCGGTGTTGTGATTTCAAGTTGTCCAATTACAGATTTAGTGCCGTTGGCAAGGACAGATGATGCTATTGTTACTCAGTTTCCAATGACAACGTTGGAAGAACTTGGACTTTTGAAGATGGATTTTCTTGGGTTAAGGACACTTACTGTAATTCAAAATACGTTGGAGCTTGTGAAGAAAAATAGAGGCATAGAGATTGATTTAGACAGGATAGACTATAATGACAAAAATGTTTATGAATTTATATCAGAAGGAAACACAAACGGTGTGTTCCAGCTTGAAAGCAGTGGCATGAAACAGTTTATGAAAGAACTCAAACCTGAAAACTTAGAGGATATTATTGCAGGAATTTCCCTATTTAGACCTGGCCCCATGGACCAGATTCCAGTTTATATCCAAAACAAGAATAACAGAGAAAAAATTGAATATCTCCATCCCAGCCTTGAGCCAATTTTGAATGTCACCTATGGATGTATTGTGTATCAAGAACAAGTTATGCAAATTTTCAGAACACTTGCTGGATATTCGCTTGGAAGAGCTGACCTTGTGAGAAGAGCAATGGCAAAGAAAAAAGCCGATATACTGATGGAAGAAAAGGACAGATTCATTGAAGGAGCTATGGCAAATGGAATAGATAAAGAAACAGCTGAAAAGATTTTTGCCATTATAGAAGATTTTGCAAGTTATGCATTTAACAAATCACATGCTGCCGCATATGCTATATTAGCATATCAGACAGCATATTTGAAAAAGTATTATACCATCGAGTTTATGGCAAGCTTAATTACAAGTGTTATGAACTCGAATGAGAAGGTTGGAATGTATATTGAAGAGTGCAGAAAATTTGGAATATCTATTTTGCCACCTGATATAAACAAAAGTAGTTATGACTTTACAATTGAAGGAAATAGTATAAGGTTTGGACTAAGAGCTATAAAAAGCTTGGGAGAAAATGTCATTGCCCACATCTTAAAAGAGAGAGAGAAAAAAGGAGAATTTAAGGATTTATATGACTTTATAATGAGGGTTGATACAAATACTGTAAACAAAAGGATTATTGAAAATTTGATACGTTCGGGTGCATTTGACTTTACAGGTTTAAATAGAAATTCGCTTTTAGCTTCAGTAGAGGATATTCTTGCTATAAAACAAACTAAAAAGAAGAATGCAAATCAGTTTAGTTTTTTTGAGATATCCGGTAACGAAAATGAAAGTTTTGTATACAAAAATATGCCTCAACCAACTGCCCAGGAACTCATGAAAATGGAAAAGGATACAATTGGAGTATATATAAGCAGTCATCCGCTTGAAAAGTATACAGAGGAAATTTCAAAATATAATATAACTCCTCTCTCTGAGATATCTGCTATGTCTGAAGAAGATGAATACAAATTTGAACAAATACTTGTGTGTGGAATATTAAAAGAAGTAAAAGTAAAACTTACAAAGAACAACCTGACAATGGCATTTGCAAAATTAGAGGATTTGACAGACTCTGTTGAGGTGTTATTTTTTCCTAACGTTTATGAGAAGTATTCTCATTTGATAAAGGAAGATATGGTTGTGATAATGGAGGCAAAGGCAACATTCAGAGAGGATGAAGGAGTAAAAGTTATTGCTCAAAAAGTAGACAGGTTGGGTGAGAAGCATCAGGAAGGTCAGGGAAGCGGTGAAAAAGCAATCGCAATAAGGGTAAGTGATGATACAATATTAAAGTCAAAAAAGTTCTTAGCATTTATAAAGTTCTTTTCAGGAAAGTCAAAAATAGTTCTTTATTATAATCAAAAAAGGCTAATTTCCAAGTCAAACTTATGTATAGAAATAAATCCTACTGTGATTGAACAGCTCAAAGAGTGGTTTGGCGATGAAAATGTTTGGATAGAAGATATAGATTCTTGA